One part of the Phragmites australis chromosome 3, lpPhrAust1.1, whole genome shotgun sequence genome encodes these proteins:
- the LOC133910931 gene encoding homeobox-leucine zipper protein HOX12-like isoform X3 gives MGREEEERLLFPSFSFPGESFAEAATSGSAGGEQKKARQRRRRKARPPAEGEGGDEQFKKRRLSDEQARFLELSFRKERKLETPRKVQLAAELGLDAKQVAVWFQNRRARHKSKLMEEEFSKLRAAHDAVVLQNCHLETELLKLKDKLADAEEKNRKLMAAAAAATGGAAGSSSPSSSSFSTVTYHPAAMVGQFGVEEEAAEYAYNSYMNMSEARSSSSSSN, from the exons ATGGGCcgcgaggaggaagagaggctCCTGTTCCCGTCGTTCTCCTTCCCGGGCGAGAGCTTCGCGGAGGCCGCCACTTCCGGCTCCG CAGGTGGTGAGCAGAAGAAGGCTcggcagcggcggaggcggaaGGCGCGACCGCCGGCGGAGGGAGAGGGCGGGGACGAGCAGTTCAAGAAGCGGCGGCTGAGCGACGAGCAGGCGCGGTTCCTGGAGCTGAGCTTCAGGAAGGAGCGGAAGCTGGAGACGCCCCGCAAGGTGCAGCTTGCCGCCGAGCTCGGCCTCGACGCCAAGCAGGTCGccgtctggttccagaaccgccgcgcccgccacaagagcaagctcatggaggaggagtTCTCCAAGCTCCGCGCCGCGCACGACGCCGTCGTCCTCCAGAACTGCCACCTCGAGACCGAG CTGCTGAAGCTGAAGGATAAGCTGGCGGATGCCGAGGAGAAGAATAGGAAGCTcatggcggcggccgcggcggcaacCGGCGGCGCCGCGGGCAGCAGCAGCCCGAGCTCGTCGTCGTTCTCGACAGTGACGTACCACCCGGCGGCGATGGTGGGGCAGTtcggggtggaggaggaggccgctgAGTACGCATACAACAGCTACATGAACATGAGCGA GGCacgtagcagcagcagcagcagtaatTAA
- the LOC133910931 gene encoding homeobox-leucine zipper protein HOX12-like isoform X1, whose product MGREEEERLLFPSFSFPGESFAEAATSGSAGGEQKKARQRRRRKARPPAEGEGGDEQFKKRRLSDEQARFLELSFRKERKLETPRKVQLAAELGLDAKQVAVWFQNRRARHKSKLMEEEFSKLRAAHDAVVLQNCHLETELLKLKDKLADAEEKNRKLMAAAAAATGGAAGSSSPSSSSFSTVTYHPAAMVGQFGVEEEAAEYAYNSYMNMSEYAYNSYMNMMDLAPSYFGGVYDHFN is encoded by the exons ATGGGCcgcgaggaggaagagaggctCCTGTTCCCGTCGTTCTCCTTCCCGGGCGAGAGCTTCGCGGAGGCCGCCACTTCCGGCTCCG CAGGTGGTGAGCAGAAGAAGGCTcggcagcggcggaggcggaaGGCGCGACCGCCGGCGGAGGGAGAGGGCGGGGACGAGCAGTTCAAGAAGCGGCGGCTGAGCGACGAGCAGGCGCGGTTCCTGGAGCTGAGCTTCAGGAAGGAGCGGAAGCTGGAGACGCCCCGCAAGGTGCAGCTTGCCGCCGAGCTCGGCCTCGACGCCAAGCAGGTCGccgtctggttccagaaccgccgcgcccgccacaagagcaagctcatggaggaggagtTCTCCAAGCTCCGCGCCGCGCACGACGCCGTCGTCCTCCAGAACTGCCACCTCGAGACCGAG CTGCTGAAGCTGAAGGATAAGCTGGCGGATGCCGAGGAGAAGAATAGGAAGCTcatggcggcggccgcggcggcaacCGGCGGCGCCGCGGGCAGCAGCAGCCCGAGCTCGTCGTCGTTCTCGACAGTGACGTACCACCCGGCGGCGATGGTGGGGCAGTtcggggtggaggaggaggccgctgAGTACGCATACAACAGCTACATGAACATGAGCGAGTACGCATACAACAGCTACATGAACATGATGGACTTGGCTCCCAGCTACTTCGGCGGAGTCTACGATCACTTCAACTGA
- the LOC133910931 gene encoding homeobox-leucine zipper protein HOX12-like isoform X2, which translates to MGREEEERLLFPSFSFPGESFAEAATSGSGGEQKKARQRRRRKARPPAEGEGGDEQFKKRRLSDEQARFLELSFRKERKLETPRKVQLAAELGLDAKQVAVWFQNRRARHKSKLMEEEFSKLRAAHDAVVLQNCHLETELLKLKDKLADAEEKNRKLMAAAAAATGGAAGSSSPSSSSFSTVTYHPAAMVGQFGVEEEAAEYAYNSYMNMSEYAYNSYMNMMDLAPSYFGGVYDHFN; encoded by the exons ATGGGCcgcgaggaggaagagaggctCCTGTTCCCGTCGTTCTCCTTCCCGGGCGAGAGCTTCGCGGAGGCCGCCACTTCCGGCTCCG GTGGTGAGCAGAAGAAGGCTcggcagcggcggaggcggaaGGCGCGACCGCCGGCGGAGGGAGAGGGCGGGGACGAGCAGTTCAAGAAGCGGCGGCTGAGCGACGAGCAGGCGCGGTTCCTGGAGCTGAGCTTCAGGAAGGAGCGGAAGCTGGAGACGCCCCGCAAGGTGCAGCTTGCCGCCGAGCTCGGCCTCGACGCCAAGCAGGTCGccgtctggttccagaaccgccgcgcccgccacaagagcaagctcatggaggaggagtTCTCCAAGCTCCGCGCCGCGCACGACGCCGTCGTCCTCCAGAACTGCCACCTCGAGACCGAG CTGCTGAAGCTGAAGGATAAGCTGGCGGATGCCGAGGAGAAGAATAGGAAGCTcatggcggcggccgcggcggcaacCGGCGGCGCCGCGGGCAGCAGCAGCCCGAGCTCGTCGTCGTTCTCGACAGTGACGTACCACCCGGCGGCGATGGTGGGGCAGTtcggggtggaggaggaggccgctgAGTACGCATACAACAGCTACATGAACATGAGCGAGTACGCATACAACAGCTACATGAACATGATGGACTTGGCTCCCAGCTACTTCGGCGGAGTCTACGATCACTTCAACTGA